The Alnus glutinosa chromosome 8, dhAlnGlut1.1, whole genome shotgun sequence DNA segment gtcCAGTAAAATTAGATCTGGACAGTTCAAAAACCTACAAAAGATCTCTTATAAATTTACCGTATGTGCGTGCGGacataagagagagaaagagagcatCAGTAGAACCAGTGAATAGAATGAATTCTTTCTGTCTATTTTGTTTTCCTAAATATATACAGTTAAGTGACAGTTTTAAATGAAGGATCTGGCTAGAGGCAGCTATCTTATCCGATTCTTGAATAGAAATTCGACATTTTCAGGAGAATCAGAATTCCTCCTAGCAGTAATCTGAATAACTGCACCATCAGCAAGCATGTGTTGCAACACTCTTGCTATGTTCTTTGTGTCATCAATCCCAAGATGGTGACTTCCCACCAATGGTATTTGAAGTTCATTCATCATGGTTATCATTCCTGTGGCCTGTCATCCATAATCAAATAAACATATCATTAAGAACGATAGAGAAACCTCATAATGAAATGGTGAAAATAAGGTGCATTTCCAGCCAGTCAAATCAGAAACTTAGTCAACAACTATCAGTCAGTTGGGTTTTTGACATCAGGTTTAGCTCTGGGTGGACAAAGAATCAATTTCATATATCATTCTCTACTTTCGCCACCACACATCACCATGCTGGTCAGTTTTTTATATCACCACTAATAAACTCTGAATTGaagtaataatattattgaattaTCAGCACtactttgatatttttgtttttttagtttatattcaCACAATTTTGTGAATCCATATGACTTGTTCTtccatttatttcttttttccaaaccattcttttgaatttttctttcttttcttccttgatttAATCTCTTTATCCATTCAATATTcactttattcatttaattaatattcaattcACAATTACAAACTAAAGAGAAGTGTTTATATTGGAATCAAATAAAAATGGACCTTATTCATAATGAGGACCAAACCCTAAATTATGTCACACCTATAGAATGTAGACACCCAACCAAGAACAACTGTTTTATAAAGTCCATGATGCCACATCAAAAGTTAAAAGACAACTAGATAATGTTTCGTTTGTGTGAACTTACCCTCCTTTTATAGAAATTTAGATAGACATCTTTGAGATTAATCCACTCCATGAAATATTGGGGAAGCTTTATCTTTGAGACTTTGCATTGCTGAGGGACCTTTGTTTTCAAATCCCAATTTCCACTAATAGAAGTAAAACAAAGATATGTCAGCAAAACGAATTGAAGAAGTTGTTTCTACTTTCCACTTTCAGTGAATCTTAGTCAATGACAATACTACTCAAGTAGAAATCATACGGACATAGAACAAAAATTAGGACTTATATTTGACTAAATATTTACTTTTACCCTTCTAGATACTCAGGGTGCACTTGAGCAGTCTTAGACTACAGGTATCAGACATGAGGTCTCACAGCAAAATAATGTTCAACATCATACAGATTGGATATCAAATGAATAATAAGCAATTTTCACAATCTATGTGTCAGCAGAAAGGAGCCAAGACAAAAGATTTATCAAGTGCATAGGCAAATTATGAAAAATCTTAACAAGAGTAATTGGACTCACCAAGTTACAAATGCTGCTTGATTAAGACGGGCTCCCAACTGTTTTTTCCACAAGTGATGCTGAGCCAACCAAACCTCAAATTGATGAAGGACTTCATTAAATGGGATAGCAGTATCATGCCAGACCCTACAAATTTAAGAATTATATTATTCTGCCAGCTAAAGCTATATACATAATACTAGTATTGTACTTGATCGAAGCTATTATATTTGATGATGGAATATTACAAAATAACATTGTGAGTAAACATTAAACATGAGTTTGTATGCAAGTAGTCAAGTAGCATACCGGTCAACTCCAAACTTGCCATACTTTCCTTCaatatattcatttattctttGCTCACTCATTTCTGATGGCCTCACAAACCtgtaaaagaataatggaaagTAAGATTAAAAGATAAGCCAATGTTAAAATCTTCTCCTCAGATGTTTGAGATCATTATATTATGCCACATCCCCCACGACCGTGCCCCCTTtccttggaggagtatttggcgGTAAggttcctttgagggtggctttCTTCACCTAGTCAGCCGTtttagggaagatcctcactTTGAATAATTTAAGAAAGCGAAATCTCATCATGGTagattggtgttgcatgtgtaagacaAGTGGGGAAACTATAGATCACATTTTACTTCACTGTGATGTTGCTAGAGCCTTATGGAATACTGCATTTGGTCTTTGTGGGTTAGAGTGGATTATGCATTGTCGGGAGGTGGATCTCTATGCATGTTGGAGAGTACAATTTGGAAGTTTTCAGAGTACAGCAATGTGGAAGATGATTTCGCCATGCTTAATGTGATGCatctagaaagaaagaaaaacgacCAAAGTTTTGAAGACTGCAAGAGGATGATggtgaaactttttttttgataagtaaaatttatagaaaaggccttcttcttcaaaactctttaccaatatatgtgtgtgtatatgtatCTTCTCCTCATATGTAAATTATTGCTCCAAAAACACTATGAAAAGGTacaactaaaaaggaaaaggaaatatTTAATGATCAAAAATCCTCTTTAATCTTCTTTGATGTAGTTCCAAAGACATCACAAGCAAAGACGCCCAATAAATTGTTTGAAGAAGGTAAGAGTTTTGGAGGGACATTAAACAAGTACTGTTCCCCTAATAACATGTCAAATATTCCATagacaaaccaaaaaaaaaaagaaaaagaaagtgactTTCTGTAACAGTACCGAATAGCGGTTACTGATTTTAAGATAGAAATGAGAAAGATTGAgagagatttgagagggaaaGATTAAAGgagaaagatgaagaacaattgTATTCAAACCCTTGGCAATTCGTGGAGCCAAATGCCTCCAAGTTCACAAATGAACATCTGATTCTAACTTCCAGAATGAATTAACAGAATACAAGTCTCCTTATTTATACACCCGCCAACTAACAGAAGCTAACAGAAATACAACTAACAGAAGCTTGCATGATGCATGGTCTTGAGCAGCTGCCAAGTAACTCCCTCAAGTCCACTTGCCCTGCCATGTGTCAATAGTAAGATTTAGGCTCCTTACATTACCTTCTCCTTTTTAAGCACCTTGC contains these protein-coding regions:
- the LOC133875544 gene encoding uncharacterized exonuclease domain-containing protein At3g15140; this encodes MAFPFPRASLSWVSSFRASSLFPLLPMALSPQVHSLFPMRALHVSASLPTTAQDQSSPPTVLSQQGSNSRWKPMCLYYTQGKCTMMDDAIHLERFNHDCSRDLGVNIAKLKCLRSQNLDFFLVLDLEGRVEILEFPVLMINAKTMDVVDLFHRFVRPSEMSEQRINEYIEGKYGKFGVDRVWHDTAIPFNEVLHQFEVWLAQHHLWKKQLGARLNQAAFVTCGNWDLKTKVPQQCKVSKIKLPQYFMEWINLKDVYLNFYKRRATGMITMMNELQIPLVGSHHLGIDDTKNIARVLQHMLADGAVIQITARRNSDSPENVEFLFKNRIR